A genomic window from Ignavibacteria bacterium includes:
- a CDS encoding T9SS type A sorting domain-containing protein, with the protein MNIKKILIVIIWFNLICSTFCQWIQYSTGLGSDKYIYSLANIENNIIAGISNIPSGFGGAYVSTNNGQTWSQTLNNRMVYCLATLGDYIFAGTHTYYYPSGIFFTTNNGLNWTQTTMNDEEVFSLAISENKIYAGTLNNGVFFSTNFGLNWIQTALNDKDIYSLAISGNNVYAGTYYHSIYVSTDNGVNWSQRLLYNQSNIYSIAVSGNNIYAGTNGNGVYISTNNGLNWSQTALNHQEIRTIVIYGDYVFAGSIENGVYLSTNNGLTWSQKNEGWNSIPPINTLHIANNYIFAGTRYSSVWRRQLHEVVGIKNISISLPLIFSLSQNYPNPFNPQTKIKFSIPLSRGVTAEGGRGVFVSLIIYDLLGREVTTLVNEELKPGTYEADWDGSGYSSGVYFYKLVVGDPWTTAEAVNSSGRGFVETKKMVLMK; encoded by the coding sequence ATGAACATAAAAAAAATTTTAATTGTCATAATTTGGTTCAACCTGATTTGTTCAACTTTTTGTCAGTGGATACAATATTCTACCGGTTTGGGCTCCGATAAGTACATTTATTCCTTAGCAAACATAGAAAATAATATCATTGCAGGTATTTCAAATATCCCGAGTGGTTTTGGAGGAGCTTATGTATCAACCAATAATGGTCAAACATGGTCTCAAACCCTGAATAATCGAATGGTATATTGCCTTGCTACGTTGGGAGATTATATTTTCGCAGGTACTCACACATATTATTACCCTTCAGGAATTTTTTTTACTACCAATAATGGACTAAATTGGACACAAACAACAATGAATGATGAGGAGGTTTTTTCCTTAGCAATTTCAGAAAATAAAATTTATGCAGGTACTCTTAATAACGGAGTATTTTTTTCAACAAATTTTGGTTTAAACTGGATCCAAACTGCATTGAATGACAAAGATATATATTCATTGGCAATTTCAGGTAATAATGTGTACGCGGGTACTTATTATCATAGCATTTATGTTTCAACCGATAATGGGGTAAATTGGTCTCAACGGTTATTATACAATCAGTCGAATATTTATTCAATTGCAGTTTCAGGAAACAATATTTATGCAGGAACAAACGGTAACGGTGTTTATATTTCAACAAATAATGGATTAAACTGGTCTCAAACTGCTTTAAATCATCAAGAAATCCGTACTATTGTGATTTACGGGGACTATGTTTTTGCTGGTTCTATTGAAAATGGCGTTTATCTCTCAACAAATAATGGTTTAACCTGGTCACAAAAGAATGAAGGTTGGAATTCTATTCCCCCAATAAATACCCTACATATTGCAAATAATTACATTTTTGCTGGTACAAGATATTCTTCGGTATGGAGACGTCAATTGCATGAAGTGGTTGGAATAAAAAACATATCCATTAGTCTTCCGTTAATTTTTTCTCTTTCCCAGAACTACCCCAACCCCTTCAATCCGCAAACGAAGATAAAGTTCAGTATTCCCCTCTCGAGAGGGGTGACCGCCGAAGGCGGGCGGGGTGTGTTTGTATCATTAATTATTTACGATCTGCTCGGACGGGAAGTTACGACACTTGTAAACGAAGAGCTTAAACCCGGCACTTATGAGGCTGACTGGGACGGCTCGGGTTACTCAAGCGGTGTTTATTTTTATAAGCTTGTGGTTGGTGACCCTTGGACAACTGCGGAGGCAGTGAACAGCTCAGGACGGGGGTTTGTTGAAACAAAGAAAATGGTTTTGATGAAGTGA
- the panB gene encoding 3-methyl-2-oxobutanoate hydroxymethyltransferase, translating into MSESDKVKAVKERKKITTKTLVTMKERGEKITALTAYDYLMAKYLDEAGIDFILVGDSLGNVIQGNATTLTVTLDEIIYHAKIVKKAVKTALLVVDLPFMSYHVDLRESVRNCGRVMKETGADAVKLEGGERIAEVVKHLVKVGIPVMGHLGLTPQSINIFGTYVTRGTDPKEARMIQRDAKILQDAGCFGVVLEKIPASLAKKVTASLKIPTIGIGAGVNCDGQILVTHDMLGMTEMFHPRFVRKYLNIAEQSKNAFRNYIKDVKHKKFPNKSESY; encoded by the coding sequence ATGTCTGAAAGCGATAAGGTAAAAGCTGTTAAAGAACGGAAAAAAATAACCACTAAAACACTGGTAACTATGAAAGAACGGGGTGAGAAAATTACAGCTCTCACAGCGTATGACTACCTTATGGCTAAATATCTTGATGAAGCAGGGATCGATTTTATACTCGTAGGTGATTCTTTAGGCAACGTTATTCAGGGCAATGCAACAACGCTTACCGTTACTCTTGATGAAATTATTTACCACGCAAAAATTGTTAAAAAAGCCGTTAAAACGGCTTTACTGGTTGTCGATCTTCCGTTCATGAGCTACCATGTTGACCTGCGTGAATCTGTACGCAACTGCGGCAGGGTTATGAAGGAAACCGGCGCTGATGCTGTTAAGCTCGAAGGCGGCGAGAGAATAGCTGAAGTAGTTAAACACCTTGTAAAAGTAGGCATTCCGGTTATGGGACACTTAGGCTTAACACCGCAATCAATAAATATTTTCGGAACTTATGTTACCCGCGGTACAGATCCCAAAGAAGCCAGAATGATACAGCGTGACGCAAAGATCCTGCAGGATGCAGGATGTTTCGGGGTTGTGCTTGAAAAAATTCCCGCTTCGCTTGCCAAAAAAGTTACAGCTTCGCTGAAGATTCCTACAATTGGCATTGGCGCGGGAGTAAATTGCGACGGGCAGATACTTGTTACTCATGATATGCTGGGTATGACTGAGATGTTCCACCCCAGGTTTGTGAGGAAATACCTGAATATCGCGGAGCAGTCTAAAAATGCTTTCAGGAATTATATTAAAGATGTAAAGCATAAAAAGTTTCCAAATAAGTCAGAGAGCTACTGA
- a CDS encoding TIGR00282 family metallophosphoesterase yields the protein MNLNILFIGDIIGEPGLKYVEDNLKKLVEKHHIHFVIANGENLSGGKGFLDKDVKRAYDAGIHCMTGGNHTFSKLQSVHILKDDARMLRPANHHEDVYGRGYQLYPVSIDGGLFNLCVINVMGRVYISTLNCPFRTANKIAEKVKKDTNLIFVDFHGEATAEKIAFGWYMDGKVSAVVGTHTHVQTADERILPQGTAFISDVGMTGAFDGVIGGNKEASIARFYYQTPHKTDVATGDVKISAVVVNIDTQTGKSVGIKRIFEPGFKS from the coding sequence TTGAATTTAAATATATTATTCATAGGAGATATAATCGGCGAGCCGGGCTTAAAGTATGTTGAAGACAACTTAAAAAAGCTTGTTGAAAAACATCACATACATTTTGTAATAGCAAACGGCGAGAATTTATCCGGCGGTAAAGGTTTTCTTGATAAGGATGTAAAGCGCGCATATGATGCAGGCATTCATTGTATGACAGGCGGCAACCACACGTTCAGCAAGCTGCAATCGGTGCATATATTAAAAGATGATGCCCGTATGCTGAGACCCGCTAACCACCATGAAGATGTTTACGGCAGGGGTTACCAGCTATATCCGGTATCGATAGATGGCGGGCTTTTTAATCTTTGTGTAATTAATGTTATGGGCAGGGTTTATATTTCAACATTGAACTGTCCGTTCAGAACTGCGAATAAAATTGCTGAAAAAGTCAAAAAAGATACAAACCTGATATTTGTTGATTTCCACGGTGAAGCAACCGCTGAAAAAATTGCATTCGGGTGGTATATGGATGGCAAGGTCAGTGCCGTAGTCGGCACGCACACTCATGTGCAGACAGCCGATGAGCGTATACTCCCGCAGGGAACTGCTTTCATTTCTGATGTAGGTATGACCGGCGCTTTTGACGGAGTCATAGGCGGCAATAAGGAAGCATCCATAGCAAGATTTTACTACCAGACTCCCCACAAAACCGATGTCGCAACAGGCGATGTAAAAATAAGCGCCGTTGTAGTGAATATAGATACACAAACCGGCAAATCAGTTGGCATAAAACGAATTTTCGAACCCGGGTTTAAGAGTTGA
- the lpxA gene encoding acyl-ACP--UDP-N-acetylglucosamine O-acyltransferase, whose amino-acid sequence MSNISERAIVSPNAAIGNNVSIGPFSIIEDGVNIADNAEVHSNVLIHSGTSLAKGVRVFHSAIVGNEPQDLKFEGEKTTVEIGENTVIREFATISRGTKARNKTVIGSNCYVMSYVHIPHDSIIGNNVILSNAINMGGHVVVDDWAIIGGMVGVHQFVHIGAHCFIAFSARVTMDVPPYILAGGSPLGYKGLNVVGLKRRGFTDDKIRNIKNTYNLIYGPEYNISDAIKAVKDTVEMTEEVQNIISFIEQSERGIIRK is encoded by the coding sequence ATGAGCAATATCAGCGAAAGAGCAATTGTTTCACCTAATGCAGCCATTGGAAATAATGTTTCAATCGGTCCGTTTTCCATAATTGAAGATGGCGTTAATATTGCCGATAATGCCGAAGTTCATTCAAACGTGCTTATACATTCAGGTACATCGCTTGCAAAAGGTGTGAGGGTATTTCACTCAGCAATTGTTGGCAATGAACCGCAGGACCTGAAGTTTGAAGGTGAAAAAACAACTGTTGAAATAGGTGAAAATACCGTTATAAGAGAGTTTGCAACTATCAGCCGCGGGACCAAAGCACGCAATAAAACCGTAATTGGCTCAAATTGTTATGTTATGAGCTATGTACACATTCCGCATGATTCTATCATTGGCAATAACGTGATACTTTCTAACGCAATTAATATGGGCGGGCATGTTGTTGTTGATGACTGGGCTATAATAGGCGGAATGGTTGGAGTACACCAGTTTGTTCACATAGGCGCACATTGTTTTATTGCCTTCAGCGCAAGGGTAACAATGGACGTTCCGCCCTATATTCTTGCGGGCGGCTCGCCGCTTGGATATAAAGGCCTTAATGTTGTTGGCCTGAAGCGCCGCGGTTTTACAGATGATAAGATAAGAAACATTAAAAATACCTATAACCTTATTTACGGCCCGGAATACAATATAAGTGACGCTATAAAAGCAGTAAAAGATACTGTTGAAATGACTGAAGAAGTTCAAAATATAATTTCTTTTATTGAGCAAAGTGAGCGCGGGATCATCAGAAAATAG
- a CDS encoding glycosyltransferase family 2 protein: MISVVVPLYNEEDSLVELSVALKKVLDGLRCSWEVLFIDDGSTDRSFQKLQEINRVNSRFKCLKFKRNYGKSSALQEGFKAAKGDYVITMDADLQDDPEEIPALIAKLNEGYDLVSGWKKVRHDPFIKKHTSKIFNGVTSMMVGLKLHDYNCGLKGYVRDVVKNVKVYGEMHRYIPALAHLSGFRVTEIAVTHHERKYGKTKYGLSRFFNGLFDLITVLFTTKYIKRPLHLFGFIGVLSFLAGTGILLYLTILKFFEATPISGRPLFFVGILMAIVGVQFFSIGLIGEMITKTTVENDNVIIDKTLGMGS, from the coding sequence AGATGCAGCTGGGAAGTTCTATTTATAGATGACGGTTCCACTGACAGGTCTTTCCAAAAGCTGCAGGAAATAAACCGTGTGAACAGCCGCTTCAAATGCCTGAAGTTCAAACGCAACTACGGCAAATCATCTGCACTGCAGGAAGGCTTTAAAGCCGCCAAAGGCGACTACGTCATCACAATGGATGCTGACTTACAGGATGACCCTGAAGAAATTCCGGCGCTTATCGCTAAGCTGAATGAAGGTTATGATCTTGTTTCCGGCTGGAAAAAAGTCCGCCATGACCCGTTCATAAAAAAACATACATCTAAGATCTTTAACGGTGTTACCAGCATGATGGTGGGACTTAAGCTGCATGATTACAACTGCGGTTTAAAGGGCTATGTAAGGGATGTTGTAAAAAATGTTAAAGTTTACGGTGAAATGCACCGGTATATTCCCGCTCTCGCTCATTTATCCGGTTTCAGGGTTACTGAAATAGCCGTAACACACCATGAACGAAAATACGGCAAAACAAAATACGGACTTTCCAGGTTTTTTAACGGATTGTTTGACCTGATAACAGTACTTTTTACTACCAAGTATATCAAAAGACCTCTGCACCTGTTCGGATTTATCGGTGTTCTAAGTTTCCTGGCCGGTACCGGCATTCTGTTATACCTGACTATTCTAAAATTTTTCGAAGCTACCCCGATAAGCGGCAGGCCACTGTTCTTTGTCGGAATTCTGATGGCTATTGTAGGTGTTCAGTTCTTTTCAATAGGGCTGATAGGTGAAATGATCACCAAAACAACAGTTGAAAATGATAATGTAATTATTGATAAAACCCTGGGCATGGGCTCCTGA